A single region of the Musa acuminata AAA Group cultivar baxijiao chromosome BXJ1-11, Cavendish_Baxijiao_AAA, whole genome shotgun sequence genome encodes:
- the LOC135597762 gene encoding probable galacturonosyltransferase 7 isoform X2 codes for MKSFVAISTTPPAKRRWRAPAAVVLVLVFFSLLVPLDFLLGLHDRFPSGYLTDDRRPPETSSWNFGRLGGVGSSSEDANGSDLSKTGDLLNQRPDTNSTGQLVVAGKGTGSNSKEINLNSRSQIENTSTHYKPEVIISHRKAFPKPQVVPSRSLPDLTAKLGSRDVKKSNAEGGNGDGIRKDCQFTFGSYCVWSTEHKEVMDDSTVKKLKDQLFVARAYYPSLAKLNGQQKLSHDMKQNIQEHEHMLSEAIVDADLPPFVEKKIQKMEQTIARTKACTVDCKNVDKKLRQILDLTEDEANFHLKQSAFLYQLGVQTMPKSLHCLSMRLTVEFFKSLSADSKNSHPNKLDSPNLMHFVIFSKNILAAAVTINSTVVNSQVSQNMIFHVVTDAQNYFGMKLWFVRNSYKEATIVVINFEELNLEHLHNDGLTKLSLPVEFRAYIHKTDQPTTQMSTKYITVFGHSHYLLPEIFKNLKRVVVLDDDVVVQHDLSSLWNLHLQGKVNGAIEFCRLRFGQLKMLLGRNSYDADSCAWMSGLNIIDLEKWREHNVTRTYLQLLESFGTKNEVSLRAAAFPAGLLALKNLIYPLSERWSLLGLGHNYSVNVEDMKTATSLHYNGQMKPWLDLGIPEYKKYWKIYLTQDEKFMDECNVNP; via the exons ATGAAGAGTTTCGTGGCGATCTCGACCACTCCGCCGGCGAAGCGTCGGTGGCGCGCCCCCGCCGCGGTGGTGCTCGTTCTCGTCTTCTTCTCGCTGCTCGTACCCCTGGATTTCCTCCTCGGTCTTCACGACCGCTTCCCCTCCG GTTACTTGACTGATGATCGCCGACCTCCG GAAACTAGTTCTTGGAACTTTGGTCGTTTGGGTGGTGTTGGTAGTTCTTCTGAG GATGCTAATGGGAGTGACCTGTCCAAAACTGGTGATCTGCTAAATCAAAGGCCTGACACTAACTCCACAGGGCAGTTGGTTGTAGCAGGGAAGGGCACTGGTTCCAACtcaaaagaaataaatttgaactcTCGCTCTCAAATAGAGAATACCAGTACCCACTATAAACCAGAAGTCATCATTTCTCACCGGAAAG CTTTTCCTAAACCACAAGTAGTTCCATCAAGATCACTTCCAGACTTGACTGCAAAG CTTGGTAGCAGGGATGTCAAGAAGAGTAATGCTGAAGGTGGAAATGGTGATGGAATCAGAAAAGATTGTCAGTTTACATTTGGAAGCTATTGTGTTTGGTCCACAGAGCATAAAGAAGTAATGGACGATTCTACTGTGAAGAAACTCAAAGATCAGCTCTTTGTCGCCAGAGCTTATTATCCAAGCCTTGCAAAACTTAATGGACAACAGAAGTtatctcatgatatgaagcaAAACATACAGGAACATGAGCACATGCTTAGTGAAGCCATTGTTGATGCTGATCTTCCACCATT TGTGGAAAAGAAAATACAGAAAATGGAGCAGACTATTGCAAGAACTAAAGCATGCACTGTAGATTGCAAAAATGTTGACAAGAAACTTAGGCAGATCCTTGATCTTACTGAGGATGAAGCCAATTTTCATTTGAAGCAAAGTGCATTCCTCTACCAACTTGGCGTTCAGACCATGCCCAAAAGTCTTCATTGCTTGTCAATGAGATTGACAGTagagttttttaaatcactgtctgCAGATTCCAAGAACTCTCATCCTAATAAACTTGACAGCCCAAATCTTATGCATTTTGTAATTTTCTCCAAAAACATACTTGCAGCTGCAGTTACTATAAATTCAACAGTTGTGAACTCTCAG GTCAGTCAAAATATGATCTTTCATGTTGTCACGGATGCACAAAATTACTTCGGTATGAAGCTTTGGTTTGTCAGAAATTCTTATAAAGAGGCAACTATTGTGGTCATCAATTTTGAAGAACTTAATTTGGAACACCTTCATAATGATGGCCTCACAAAGCTATCATTGCCTGTGGAATTCCGTGCTTACATTCATAAAACTGATCAACCAACTACACAAATGAGCACCAAGTACATAACAGTTTTTGGTCACTCCCACTATCTGCTTCCAGaaatattcaaaaatctaaaaagggTGGTGGTTTTAGATGACGATGTGGTTGTTCAGCATGATCTATCATCATTGTGGAACCTTCACTTGCAAGGAAAAGTGAATGGTGCTATTGAGTTCTGTAGGCTGAGATTTGGTCAGCTGAAAATGCTTTTGGGCAGAAACAGTTATGATGCTGACTCTTGTGCATGGATGTCAGGATTAAATATTATTGACTTGGAGAAGTGGAGAGAGCATAATGTCACCAGGACATACTTGCAACTCCTCGAAAGT TTCGGAACAAAGAATGAAGTATCTCTTAGAGCTGCAGCTTTTCCAGCAGGCTTACTCGCACTTAAGAATCTTATATACCCCCTCAGTGAAAGGTGGTCTTTGCTAGGGCTTGGCCACAACTACAGTGTCAATGTAGAGGATATGAAGACTGCTACATCATTGCATTACAATGGCCAAATGAAACCTTGGCTTGATCTCGGTATACCAGAATACAAAAAATACTGGAAGATATATCTTACACAGGATGAAAAGTTTATGGATGAATGCAATGTAAATCCATAG
- the LOC135597762 gene encoding probable galacturonosyltransferase 7 isoform X1, with translation MKSFVAISTTPPAKRRWRAPAAVVLVLVFFSLLVPLDFLLGLHDRFPSGYLTDDRRPPETSSWNFGRLGGVGSSSEGDVSSIERLVKRFEPTFSKDANGSDLSKTGDLLNQRPDTNSTGQLVVAGKGTGSNSKEINLNSRSQIENTSTHYKPEVIISHRKAFPKPQVVPSRSLPDLTAKLGSRDVKKSNAEGGNGDGIRKDCQFTFGSYCVWSTEHKEVMDDSTVKKLKDQLFVARAYYPSLAKLNGQQKLSHDMKQNIQEHEHMLSEAIVDADLPPFVEKKIQKMEQTIARTKACTVDCKNVDKKLRQILDLTEDEANFHLKQSAFLYQLGVQTMPKSLHCLSMRLTVEFFKSLSADSKNSHPNKLDSPNLMHFVIFSKNILAAAVTINSTVVNSQVSQNMIFHVVTDAQNYFGMKLWFVRNSYKEATIVVINFEELNLEHLHNDGLTKLSLPVEFRAYIHKTDQPTTQMSTKYITVFGHSHYLLPEIFKNLKRVVVLDDDVVVQHDLSSLWNLHLQGKVNGAIEFCRLRFGQLKMLLGRNSYDADSCAWMSGLNIIDLEKWREHNVTRTYLQLLESFGTKNEVSLRAAAFPAGLLALKNLIYPLSERWSLLGLGHNYSVNVEDMKTATSLHYNGQMKPWLDLGIPEYKKYWKIYLTQDEKFMDECNVNP, from the exons ATGAAGAGTTTCGTGGCGATCTCGACCACTCCGCCGGCGAAGCGTCGGTGGCGCGCCCCCGCCGCGGTGGTGCTCGTTCTCGTCTTCTTCTCGCTGCTCGTACCCCTGGATTTCCTCCTCGGTCTTCACGACCGCTTCCCCTCCG GTTACTTGACTGATGATCGCCGACCTCCG GAAACTAGTTCTTGGAACTTTGGTCGTTTGGGTGGTGTTGGTAGTTCTTCTGAG GGTGATGTATCAAGCATTGAGAGGCtcgtcaaaagatttgaacccacCTTCTCAAAG GATGCTAATGGGAGTGACCTGTCCAAAACTGGTGATCTGCTAAATCAAAGGCCTGACACTAACTCCACAGGGCAGTTGGTTGTAGCAGGGAAGGGCACTGGTTCCAACtcaaaagaaataaatttgaactcTCGCTCTCAAATAGAGAATACCAGTACCCACTATAAACCAGAAGTCATCATTTCTCACCGGAAAG CTTTTCCTAAACCACAAGTAGTTCCATCAAGATCACTTCCAGACTTGACTGCAAAG CTTGGTAGCAGGGATGTCAAGAAGAGTAATGCTGAAGGTGGAAATGGTGATGGAATCAGAAAAGATTGTCAGTTTACATTTGGAAGCTATTGTGTTTGGTCCACAGAGCATAAAGAAGTAATGGACGATTCTACTGTGAAGAAACTCAAAGATCAGCTCTTTGTCGCCAGAGCTTATTATCCAAGCCTTGCAAAACTTAATGGACAACAGAAGTtatctcatgatatgaagcaAAACATACAGGAACATGAGCACATGCTTAGTGAAGCCATTGTTGATGCTGATCTTCCACCATT TGTGGAAAAGAAAATACAGAAAATGGAGCAGACTATTGCAAGAACTAAAGCATGCACTGTAGATTGCAAAAATGTTGACAAGAAACTTAGGCAGATCCTTGATCTTACTGAGGATGAAGCCAATTTTCATTTGAAGCAAAGTGCATTCCTCTACCAACTTGGCGTTCAGACCATGCCCAAAAGTCTTCATTGCTTGTCAATGAGATTGACAGTagagttttttaaatcactgtctgCAGATTCCAAGAACTCTCATCCTAATAAACTTGACAGCCCAAATCTTATGCATTTTGTAATTTTCTCCAAAAACATACTTGCAGCTGCAGTTACTATAAATTCAACAGTTGTGAACTCTCAG GTCAGTCAAAATATGATCTTTCATGTTGTCACGGATGCACAAAATTACTTCGGTATGAAGCTTTGGTTTGTCAGAAATTCTTATAAAGAGGCAACTATTGTGGTCATCAATTTTGAAGAACTTAATTTGGAACACCTTCATAATGATGGCCTCACAAAGCTATCATTGCCTGTGGAATTCCGTGCTTACATTCATAAAACTGATCAACCAACTACACAAATGAGCACCAAGTACATAACAGTTTTTGGTCACTCCCACTATCTGCTTCCAGaaatattcaaaaatctaaaaagggTGGTGGTTTTAGATGACGATGTGGTTGTTCAGCATGATCTATCATCATTGTGGAACCTTCACTTGCAAGGAAAAGTGAATGGTGCTATTGAGTTCTGTAGGCTGAGATTTGGTCAGCTGAAAATGCTTTTGGGCAGAAACAGTTATGATGCTGACTCTTGTGCATGGATGTCAGGATTAAATATTATTGACTTGGAGAAGTGGAGAGAGCATAATGTCACCAGGACATACTTGCAACTCCTCGAAAGT TTCGGAACAAAGAATGAAGTATCTCTTAGAGCTGCAGCTTTTCCAGCAGGCTTACTCGCACTTAAGAATCTTATATACCCCCTCAGTGAAAGGTGGTCTTTGCTAGGGCTTGGCCACAACTACAGTGTCAATGTAGAGGATATGAAGACTGCTACATCATTGCATTACAATGGCCAAATGAAACCTTGGCTTGATCTCGGTATACCAGAATACAAAAAATACTGGAAGATATATCTTACACAGGATGAAAAGTTTATGGATGAATGCAATGTAAATCCATAG
- the LOC135597762 gene encoding probable galacturonosyltransferase 7 isoform X3, with product MKSFVAISTTPPAKRRWRAPAAVVLVLVFFSLLVPLDFLLGLHDRFPSGYLTDDRRPPDANGSDLSKTGDLLNQRPDTNSTGQLVVAGKGTGSNSKEINLNSRSQIENTSTHYKPEVIISHRKAFPKPQVVPSRSLPDLTAKLGSRDVKKSNAEGGNGDGIRKDCQFTFGSYCVWSTEHKEVMDDSTVKKLKDQLFVARAYYPSLAKLNGQQKLSHDMKQNIQEHEHMLSEAIVDADLPPFVEKKIQKMEQTIARTKACTVDCKNVDKKLRQILDLTEDEANFHLKQSAFLYQLGVQTMPKSLHCLSMRLTVEFFKSLSADSKNSHPNKLDSPNLMHFVIFSKNILAAAVTINSTVVNSQVSQNMIFHVVTDAQNYFGMKLWFVRNSYKEATIVVINFEELNLEHLHNDGLTKLSLPVEFRAYIHKTDQPTTQMSTKYITVFGHSHYLLPEIFKNLKRVVVLDDDVVVQHDLSSLWNLHLQGKVNGAIEFCRLRFGQLKMLLGRNSYDADSCAWMSGLNIIDLEKWREHNVTRTYLQLLESFGTKNEVSLRAAAFPAGLLALKNLIYPLSERWSLLGLGHNYSVNVEDMKTATSLHYNGQMKPWLDLGIPEYKKYWKIYLTQDEKFMDECNVNP from the exons ATGAAGAGTTTCGTGGCGATCTCGACCACTCCGCCGGCGAAGCGTCGGTGGCGCGCCCCCGCCGCGGTGGTGCTCGTTCTCGTCTTCTTCTCGCTGCTCGTACCCCTGGATTTCCTCCTCGGTCTTCACGACCGCTTCCCCTCCG GTTACTTGACTGATGATCGCCGACCTCCG GATGCTAATGGGAGTGACCTGTCCAAAACTGGTGATCTGCTAAATCAAAGGCCTGACACTAACTCCACAGGGCAGTTGGTTGTAGCAGGGAAGGGCACTGGTTCCAACtcaaaagaaataaatttgaactcTCGCTCTCAAATAGAGAATACCAGTACCCACTATAAACCAGAAGTCATCATTTCTCACCGGAAAG CTTTTCCTAAACCACAAGTAGTTCCATCAAGATCACTTCCAGACTTGACTGCAAAG CTTGGTAGCAGGGATGTCAAGAAGAGTAATGCTGAAGGTGGAAATGGTGATGGAATCAGAAAAGATTGTCAGTTTACATTTGGAAGCTATTGTGTTTGGTCCACAGAGCATAAAGAAGTAATGGACGATTCTACTGTGAAGAAACTCAAAGATCAGCTCTTTGTCGCCAGAGCTTATTATCCAAGCCTTGCAAAACTTAATGGACAACAGAAGTtatctcatgatatgaagcaAAACATACAGGAACATGAGCACATGCTTAGTGAAGCCATTGTTGATGCTGATCTTCCACCATT TGTGGAAAAGAAAATACAGAAAATGGAGCAGACTATTGCAAGAACTAAAGCATGCACTGTAGATTGCAAAAATGTTGACAAGAAACTTAGGCAGATCCTTGATCTTACTGAGGATGAAGCCAATTTTCATTTGAAGCAAAGTGCATTCCTCTACCAACTTGGCGTTCAGACCATGCCCAAAAGTCTTCATTGCTTGTCAATGAGATTGACAGTagagttttttaaatcactgtctgCAGATTCCAAGAACTCTCATCCTAATAAACTTGACAGCCCAAATCTTATGCATTTTGTAATTTTCTCCAAAAACATACTTGCAGCTGCAGTTACTATAAATTCAACAGTTGTGAACTCTCAG GTCAGTCAAAATATGATCTTTCATGTTGTCACGGATGCACAAAATTACTTCGGTATGAAGCTTTGGTTTGTCAGAAATTCTTATAAAGAGGCAACTATTGTGGTCATCAATTTTGAAGAACTTAATTTGGAACACCTTCATAATGATGGCCTCACAAAGCTATCATTGCCTGTGGAATTCCGTGCTTACATTCATAAAACTGATCAACCAACTACACAAATGAGCACCAAGTACATAACAGTTTTTGGTCACTCCCACTATCTGCTTCCAGaaatattcaaaaatctaaaaagggTGGTGGTTTTAGATGACGATGTGGTTGTTCAGCATGATCTATCATCATTGTGGAACCTTCACTTGCAAGGAAAAGTGAATGGTGCTATTGAGTTCTGTAGGCTGAGATTTGGTCAGCTGAAAATGCTTTTGGGCAGAAACAGTTATGATGCTGACTCTTGTGCATGGATGTCAGGATTAAATATTATTGACTTGGAGAAGTGGAGAGAGCATAATGTCACCAGGACATACTTGCAACTCCTCGAAAGT TTCGGAACAAAGAATGAAGTATCTCTTAGAGCTGCAGCTTTTCCAGCAGGCTTACTCGCACTTAAGAATCTTATATACCCCCTCAGTGAAAGGTGGTCTTTGCTAGGGCTTGGCCACAACTACAGTGTCAATGTAGAGGATATGAAGACTGCTACATCATTGCATTACAATGGCCAAATGAAACCTTGGCTTGATCTCGGTATACCAGAATACAAAAAATACTGGAAGATATATCTTACACAGGATGAAAAGTTTATGGATGAATGCAATGTAAATCCATAG
- the LOC135597763 gene encoding L-ascorbate oxidase homolog: MSSVVLFALLSLLCLSAVKAEDPYLFFTWNVTYGTASPLGVPQQVILINGQFPGPNINSTTNNNIVINVFNHLDEPFLFTWNGIQHRKNSWQDGMPGTNCPIAAGTNYTYHFQVKDQIGSYFYFPSVGMHRAAGGFGGLRVNSRLLIPVPFDDPADDYTVLIGDWYTKSHKALAQLLDAGRTIGNPAGVIINGSPGKDAAGEDDAPLFTMEAGKTYRYRICNVGLKVSLNFRIQSHLMKLVEMDGSHTVQNDYKSLDIHVGQCFSVLVTANQEPKDYYMVASTRFTKYMRTATGIIRYAGSSVPPSPELPEGPVGWAWSFNQWRSFRWNLTASAARPNPQGSYHYGSINITRTINLASSVGLVNGKRRFALNGASHVESPTPLKLAEYYGVADKVFKYDTIGDEPPESSASITVTPNVLNATFRDYIEIILENPERSIQSYHLDGYSFFAVGMGHGKWTPASRRTYNLLDAVSRHTIQVYPRSWSAIMLTFDNAGMWSLRSELWERHYLGQQLYISVVSPARSLRDEYNIPDNTLLCGVVASLPKPPPYV, translated from the exons ATGTCGAGCGTCGTGCTCTTTGCGCTTCTCTCTCTTCTCTGCCTCTCCGCTGTCAAGGCGGAGGACCCGTACCTCTTCTTCACGTGGAACGTCACGTACGGCACCGCCTCGCCTCTCGGCGTCCCTCAGCAGGTCATCCTCATCAACGGCCAGTTCCCCGGCCCCAACATCAACTCCACCACTAACAACAACATCGTCATCAACGTCTTCAACCACCTCGACGAGCCCTTCCTCTTCACCTG GAACGGAATCCAGCACAGGAAGAACTCATGGCAAGATGGCATGCCGGGCACTAACTGCCCTATTGCTGCTGGCACAAACTACACCTACCACTTCCAGGTGAAGGACCAGATCGGAAGCTACTTCTACTTCCCCTCCGTCGGCATGCACAGGGCGGCCGGAGGCTTCGGCGGCCTTCGTGTCAACAGCCGCCTTCTCATCCCCGTGCCCTTCGATGACCCTGCTGATGATTACACCGTCCTCATCGGTGACTGGTACACCAAGAGCCACAAGGCCCTCGCCCAGCTCCTCGACGCAGGCCGCACCATCGGCAACCCGGCCGGCGTCATCATCAATGGGAGCCCCGGTAAGGACGCCGCCGGCGAAGATGACGCTCCGCTCTTCACCATGGAGGCCGGGAAGACGTACCGCTACCGCATCTGCAATGTCGGCCTGAAGGTGTCGCTCAACTTCCGGATTCAGTCCCACCTGATGAAGCTCGTGGAGATGGACGGGTCGCACACCGTGCAGAACGACTACAAATCCCTCGACATTCACGTCGGGCAGTGTTTCTCGGTGCTCGTCACGGCCAACCAGGAGCCCAAGGACTACTACATGGTCGCCTCCACCCGCTTCACCAAGTACATGCGGACCGCGACCGGCATCATCCGTTATGCCGGCTCCAGCGTCCCTCCGTCACCCGAGCTGCCGGAGGGGCCAGTCGGCTGGGCATGGTCCTTCAACCAGTGGCGGTCCTTCCGGTGGAATCTCACCGCCAGCGCCGCCCGGCCCAACCCCCAGGGCTCCTACCACTACGGGAGTATCAACATCACCCGAACCATAAACCTCGCCAGCTCCGTCGGGCTCGTCAACGGGAAGCGCCGCTTCGCGCTCAACGGCGCGTCGCATGTGGAGTCCCCCACCCCACTCAAGCTCGCCGAGTACTACGGCGTCGCCGACAAGGTGTTCAAGTACGACACCATCGGCGACGAACCACCGGAAAGCAGTGCCAGCATCACGGTCACGCCTAACGTCCTCAACGCCACCTTCAGGGACTACATCGAGATCATCCTCGAGAACCCTGAGAGGAGCATTCAGTCGTACCATTTGGACGGCTACTCCTTCTTCGCCGTCGG GATGGGGCATGGGAAGTGGACGCCGGCAAGCCGGAGGACGTACAACCTTCTCGACGCAGTGAGCCGGCACACGATACAGGTGTATCCGAGGTCATGGTCGGCGATCATGCTGACGTTCGACAACGCGGGGATGTGGAGCCTGCGGTCGGAGCTGTGGGAGAGGCACTACCTGGGACAGCAGCTCTACATCAGCGTGGTGTCGCCGGCGAGGTCCCTGAGGGATGAGTACAACATCCCGGACAACACGTTGCTCTGCGGTGTGGTTGCCAGCCTCCCGAAGCCGCCACCCTATGTCTAA